The genomic stretch ACACCAGTCATTTAATTTGGCatacaaccggagaatgtaaacaaagccgtcttatagcgccacgTGACGACGTATTTGTCCGCTCTGCCCGTCAACTAGTACCGCCTAACCAGATCCaacgtaacgacgaaacgctgtaggtcgatgACGCCATAagccgaggacctcctgtatagaATTCCCCTTAAAATGTTCCCCCCTAGTGGGTTAAATGAAGAACTAGACACAACCTGTTATCTGCATCTCTATTTCAGTGTCTTTATATACCAGTGGGTGTGGTTCCCAATGTCATAGCTAATATTCTTtgtatttatgtgtatattAGTATATGAGAATGTGCTACTGCTATGTAATTATATTACTGTAATGTGTTTGGTTTGGCCTGGTCTGCTGGCTTTATGTTTGCCTAATCAAGCCCGAGATCTTTGAATGGTGTATCTGTAGAGTAACCCACAGTTGGGGATGAATGCTTCATTTTCCACAAAGGAAACATTACACCTATACATTCTGCATTTTCTGCACATTCTACCCTGTCTGTACAGGCCTGCAATGCAAACTGAAGTATTTAAAATCCAGATTCTAGTCAAAACTCCTTTCTTTGGTTCTGGTGTAAGAATCCTCCTgatttggacatatttttaatAACATGTGCCCTTTAAAGGTGACCATGTTTCTAAACTAAACAGGCTGAAAAAACTCCACAGAGCTACTAGAGATCTAAAACTCcacatgaaaacatattaattaaaataaatgctttagAGTGCCTCAGAGTTGAGAGTTAAAGTTAACTACTTACCCTAACACCATGCCCAGTTCTTTCACATGGACTCTCGTCTGGCCCTTCAAATACTCAGCAAGCATTTTACTCTTGAAGTAGATCTCCTGCAGGCGGTCCTCAAGATGCATTATACACTAATGGGGAGGAAAGAGACACAGGAGCATGGTtagttaaacaaaacaaaatgttggTTACTGTAATAAGAGCATCTTGATACTAAAAGCTATGACCCCTCTTCAACCTGTACAGACATTAGAGCAGAAAGAGTGACAGGCGTGACTTACAAAGTTGGGTGAGACGTTGAGTTTGTAGAGCTGGTGAGTGGACTGCAATAAGCTGGAAACCAGGCTGGACACCAGGACTTCCTTCCCCAGCTTGTTGACATCTGTGGCTCGTCTCTGACTGCTGGCCACCTGCACCGTCCACTTGTCTGTGTCTGCTATAATGCAGACAGCCTCGGCTATGGGCTCATCCAATACTGGATGCTGCAGAGGACAAAGACAGTTATGTAACTCAGTGAAATATGTACTTAGAAGAACAGAAAGATTCCTCAAATGATCAGGACTGCATTTGTAATGGTATACCTAAATAAAAAAAGGGGAATCAGGTATTTCTATATCTGAATATACTgacaaacaaaatcacaaacttacttttttttttagtttttacacaGTATAGAAAATTCTCCATTTGATTTTGGCAAAGAAAAAGCTTAGCTCACTATAGAGCAGGACTTCGGTCCTTTACCTGAACAGCATGGGTTAATTCAGTCATGAGGCTCTGCCTTAGCTTCTCATCACTGGGCATCCCATGCAGTACAAAGTCTGGCACATAGGTGGGGCAGTAGCCTCCAAAGAGAGAACGGCCAAAATTGGCGATGCTTGGCTTTGAGTAGTTCTCCACCAACTTTGACCTGCAGATCAAACATGacatgagattttttttgtttgtttttaaatgatgagcACAGATTGTTATTCTCACTTATTCACTCACTACTACAAGAAATGAATGTTTGTGAGTCTCTGTCAATGCATCGTCCACTCACCCAGGGAAGGGCACCAGCACCTCCTCCTGCCAGTCCTCCGTCTCCTCGCTCTCGCTGTCTCCAAGTGCGCTGTCTGAGCTCTCGTTGCGTGGTATTTCCCAGTCGTTGACAGGCACTGCCTTGCGTTTTTGGTCctctttgctgttgttgcttcCGTCCTGTGGGACAGGGACCGACAACACGAGATCCTTGTCCTGCTCAGCAGGACAGCTCCTGGAGCAGCAGGTGTCGGTGGAGTCTGTAGATCCACACCTGCACCTCCTCTGCAACAAAGTGTCTTCCTTCCTACTGGACCCCACCTCGCCGCTACCTGAACCTAAACAGAGACCCAAACCCTGACCCCTGACTGCACTTTGAAAGCTGAGAGCCCCCAAGTCATGATGTCGGGGAACACCCAAAGTGTCCAGCATTTCTTTGTGCATACTGTCCGCGGTACTGGCCCCCTGTTGTTTGGCCACATCGTCTATAGTTCTAGTTTCCACAGGGTACTCCATGCTGAAATACTCGTCAAAATCGTCCACACAGTTTAGGCTACAAGTGGGCATCTTGCTAGACACCCGCTGCAGAGCTGAAGTCACCTTGGTCTGTTTGGTTTGGTCCTCTGATGCACTTGTGTTGCTGGTCTTTGAATCTGGCCccctctgcagctgctgtggcTGCTGATGTAGCAGCTGCAGGTGAAGCAGATGTTTGTCCTTGAGGTGTTTTTTGAAGTCCTCCTCTACCTTCCTTCTGCGGCTCTCAGTGTCCGATTCAGGAGACATGGAGTCTCCAATGAGGAAAGTCACTTTCGTTGTTGGCTCTTCTTCCTCTGGTAGAGTCAAAGCCATGGGCCCCGTCACGGTGTTTCCTGCTATCACTGGTACTGGCACTGCAGCAGCCAGGCTCTTATCAGGGGGCTTCTTTTCTAGAGGGATCCCCAAGGGTCGAGGAGCCAGCACTTTACTGGACTGGTTCCCCAACGCTGCATCCATCCCAGCCTCTGCAGAGTTTTTGCCGTCTGTGAAGACAGGATTTAGGGATGGACCTGATGTGAGAGTTGTGGGTATGGATGGAACAATAAGTTTCAGGTCGCTCTTGGTCTCTGTATCCAGCACACAGACCCGCTCCCTGGGGGAGGCCGAGCCAACACCCAGCACTGTCTCCAGTCGGGCCTCTGTTGCCAGAGGGCTGCTGGATTCCTTGTGTCGCTCCTCAGGTTCAGCTACATCTGCAGTCCTGATAACAGGAGTTGTGCCCTGACTGTGCCCCGTCTGAAGCACACTACTCCTGGACCCTTGACTCTCACTGCtgtcctcctcgtcttcctcatcctcatcctcctcttcctccttggGTGGGTCCCCAGCGCTGTGCTCCACCTCATTGTCTGTGTATGTACTACTCTGGAGGCTGTTGTCTGATGGGTAGCTGCTGTCTTCTGCCTCGGTCTGCTGGCTGTGGGCCCCTTGGGACAGGTAGTCTCCGCTGGGTTTATGGACGGTAACCAGAACATAGTCTGACTCCTCCACCTCACCCTTCCTCAGGGAGGTAGTGATGAGGGAGCCAGGCATGACGATGGCCTCATCCTCAGCACTGTCCAGCATGTGGGTCTCCAGCAGCTCTGAGCAGCGGATGAAGTAGGTGAGGACGTACAGGAGTCTTTGGACCAGCTCCTGTCTGCGGCCAACCACCACCGTCCTTGACAGCCTCACTGGTGACCCAATGGCCCCATACAGGTCCCCTACAAACGAtgatagaaacaaacaaaacagcgcTACCATCACTGAACAGGTCTTTATATGCATCAGTTCTTTAGATGGACCAGTACTGTAAATATCTATTTAAACATTTGCTGGATATGAAAGTAAAACCGcttacattctttttttttactactacCTAAGTATCATATTCATCTGACTTGATAGAGGGGGGAAAATCATAAATTACACTTTCCCAAACTGATGCAATATTTTTAAACAGCTGTTTAACCCACTTTACACTTTCTAATAATACCATTCTTGTTCATCATTTCTTCACCATATTTTCTTACTGTCCTATTCTCACGACAAAGTAATGCTCTGGCCTGCAGTTCTCAGTTGTGAACACTAGGTGTCACCTTTAACTCATTTTCTAATTGTTTCTCATGTCACTTAAGGTCAAAGTGTAGACTCCTCATGAAACTCGTCAAGATGCCTCTCTTACTTATGAGATATTACTTTCTATATGTCCCTATAAATTAGCTGCAACTGCTAATATATCAGTTCACAGAACTATATCTATGGATTTCCACTAGTGCAACAGGCTGCAAAACAACGTGATGTTTCTATTTCACATAAATCAGGATATACATGGACAGTTTGACAGTATAGCTTTAGCAGAAGTATTCAACTGATATCCAGATTATCCTACTGTTATTGCAGTTGCAGGGTTATTACATCTGTTGCATATTTTTCCTCCCTGCAATTGctattttaaagttaaatgCTGCTACAGAGATGATTTAAATCTGACAACAGGAAAGGCATTACATCTGTGAGCAGAATAGAAAACGTAGTTAAGCTGCATGTAGAGAAGACAGTCCAGTCCTAACTTGCCTCCATGATGTAATAATTAACAATGGCAGATTCCAGTCAAAACAAAGACCAGACACaggtgtttcattttatttccctTCCATCCGGGTGCTGTGATGGAACGCTAAAGCGTGTCCAACTCTGTGTTTGACTTTCTCACCTAGCTGCGCCCAGAGCGGGTTGTACGGATGCGTCTTTGCCAGCATGTCAACGCTCTGGGAGGAGTGTTTTTCGAGGAAGATCTTGATAGGAGGCTGGCCATTGGGCATGACGGTGGGCACCCAAGCCAAGTGATTGGTCAGGACGGCCGTCAACAATGCAGGGAGGAATCTGGAATATCAGACACAGGTTGGTCAGCAGAGAATCCAAAAACATACTTCCTAGCTGCTAACTGTGGATCAGGAATTACTCTGTTTTCCAGTTTCCCTCTTCCCCCTGTGTGGTAAGGTCAAATGGGCTCTCACTACATGGAAATTTTTGGTCAGACTTTTCTTGCTGAACTCGACACCACGTACACACATCCATTGTTTGCAACACACAATACATacgtgacacacacacatacacacactgaatTAGCATGATTCACTTCTCAGTTCTGACCACAAGTGTCTACTTCCCTTCCTGTCTCATGACTCAACTCTGTCATGGCAAGTCAAGTTCAATCACGTGCCTGAACACAGTTGTGACTGCGGCAGTCATCAAAGGCAACAGTCATGGGAATACAGATGGGACGCCTCATAAAAGACATGATGCGATACAGTAAGACCAAAGGTTACCAGGGAAACATGACGCTTCAGTCAAGAGTCAGCGCCACGTAGAAGTAGCTTTACTCATCCTGACCAGTAGCGTTGGAAACAGTGACTTCAACTGAGAAGctgataaagaaacacaaatggtTGCCTAGGAGACAGTTTCTATTCACGGTGTACACTGAGAGAGCGTGCAGGGATTTAGACAACATGAGAAAGTCCCGGGTCTGTAGAGATTTACACTGGAGCACGTAGGATAGTATGGCTGTTAAAATAATATGTTAGTAAAAacaattacaatatttttaaaatttcccaaTCAAACAGTGGGCATAGCACTGTGATGTTATTTCACATGAATGTTCTGTTGTTGGCTGTGGTTGATTACCTTTAATAAAGAATTATTTTGGTTTTTCAAAACAACTATTTGTTGCTGGTTccagacactgtaaaaactttTGTCATCAGCACTAAATAATATCATTTACTaagcaaaacatttcattagaaGATTTTATATTCCACCATTAAATGTCCCTGTACCTGCAGTTGGTAGATCTAAGAGTGGTTTACTGCGTTCACAGTTTATTTAATATTGGTTTAATACATTTTGCCCTTTATCAGTTAAATCTATATCACTTCTTGTGTGCAGGCTTTTATATGTcaacacaaaataaagtgaACTGTTCTTAAACCCTTATAAAGAAAGATTAAATACCTACGTAGCTTAAAAATACAAGTGTAAACCACATTTAATTCTCTTTAGAACCCTTTTTTAGTGACTTGTGATAGAAATTGGTGATCAAAAGTGATTTGCAGCATCAATATTTACACATGCTAGAAAGCTTCCAACATGCAGAAGATAGAGGtttaatttctgaaaatattctttCAGATGGTCTAGATTTGAGGTCAACTTGATGTAATGAAACAGTTAAGTGTAGTGAATGCTGCTTGAATCAACCATGCTGAATATGGGTGCTATGTTCAATAAAGGCCTTGCTACCAATTCATATATGTACAATTAGCAGTAGTTTGACATGGCTTTGTAATGACAACAATAAGCAATTAGAGACTGGCAGGGAGCTTCTCATTCACAGCTCCTTTTGAGGcagacaaataaatgcaaagagGGTGAAACGCTCACAGTGTGTGCGTGAGTGAGTGCGTTATTAAGTGTAAGAAAGGGGTTTGTGGGAGAGAGAATGAATAGTGTGTGTGAATctgcatgtgtttctgtgttgctAAGTCTGTCACTGAAGTACAAGTCAACAAAGACGTGGAAAGAGTAGCGCATGTGCAAcgtttttgtgcatttctttgcCACTAAGTATGTGAGCTTAATTCATGCCTGCTTCCTTAACACTTTTCAGCTCAGAGAAAATCAAAACAGGTGGACTGCCTGGTTTCTACTATTGGGGAGTTTGTTGTAGCCACACAACTACTGAAAACATTATTTACTGAGATTCTATTGGATGTGATATTGTTTGAAGATGTATTTGATAGAGTTCCTTTGGGAGGACAACCTCAGACTCCTGACATTTGCgtgacatttttagatatttGCTGACTGACAGTTAATCAGGTATGAGGACAAATAGACACTCAACTGGTTCTTCGAGGTCTGCTCCATCAGCAGGGAGAGCTCCCTCATGAATTGGCCGCAGAGCTGGTTCTTCTCTGATGCTCCAGACATCATAGTCAACCAGACGGGTTCAGCCACCCTGGGCATGGTGTAGAGGTCACAGATGGTCATCCTGGAGATGAGGTatggtgagggagggagggatgaaaGAGGGAGAGCGCAAATGAAAGGGAACGAggggaaagagagaaaacagacagagagagaacagaCACATTATTGTCTCTTGGGGTAAACAAAAGAGATCTCAGTTCACAGAGCTTCGCTGTCTGCACTGAGGCCATGGGAGACCCTCGTGTGTGTGTTGGTAACAGTCCGATGACCTTGcgtgcactcacacacacacacacacaaccttgTCTCTTGGTCTATACAGTGTGCGTGTGTATGCTTGTGTGTATATCTATCTGTATGTGGCTCAGCTGGTGCGTTTGTCCATTGAGAAGGACTGGAGTTTCCATGGAACGCGGGGCGTGTTGGTGAGCATGTCTCGGCCAGAGGCCAAGCTTTGACACAGGGGCAGAGGGGAATCTCTACAGCCCGAGGAATGTGGAGAATCAGGACTTTTTTTGTCACAGTTGAATTATGAACTGCAGCTGCTTCCTTCAGGGTTTGAACATGCAAAGTTGTACAGACAACCAAGAAAAGGGACGTCAGTTTTTATTAGACTATCAGGTGTTTCAGGCGGTTTTATCTGCCTGCTTTTATTGCACTGCAAACGTATTAACGGACATCATAATAAAATTTCAATCTTCAGCTAACACAACAGCATAATCAGGCTAACTGCAATGTATCAGCTGCTGACTTAACTATCTGCTATCACCCCAGGTGATTTGTCACAAGACTTGCAGGTCCCTACTGATAAGGAATAAAAATGTTGTGCTGATTGCCTGATTTGATCTTACTGGAAGCTGCAGGACTTCTCAGGATGCAAACAAGGTTACTGCTGCTGTAAACTCACAACCCCTTTG from Amphiprion ocellaris isolate individual 3 ecotype Okinawa chromosome 14, ASM2253959v1, whole genome shotgun sequence encodes the following:
- the fnip1 gene encoding folliculin-interacting protein 1, with the translated sequence MPPTLFQKLFNKRNAFSSPPPRCSKEDPAFSWPFPQLEPSQIRLIVYQDCERRGRNVLFDSNAKKRGTEETPITSTEGQVKMFGKCCQLRPTGGSSSSLDSSSSCTSETKETKEQGLRFQGSRCSSDVVMLGEMMFGSVAMSYKGSTLKIHQIRSPPQLMLSKVFTARTGGSVYGSLNTLQDSLEFIGQDSNTLRPDQNAGPNSLLGNIGFSQLCSPRRAFSEQGPLRLIKSASFFSGHSHPMDMPGRGLYDERDSGIARSASLSSLLITPFPSPGSSLTSSCASSYQRRWLRSQTTSLENGVFPRWSVEESFNMSDESGGPSLGVTRKKKIAIGVIFMLSPNPEENSRFQDFFFSHFPLFESHMNKLKSAIEQAMKMSRRSADASQRALAYSRMVDGLNEFRMTICDLYTMPRVAEPVWLTMMSGASEKNQLCGQFMRELSLLMEQTSKNQFLPALLTAVLTNHLAWVPTVMPNGQPPIKIFLEKHSSQSVDMLAKTHPYNPLWAQLGDLYGAIGSPVRLSRTVVVGRRQELVQRLLYVLTYFIRCSELLETHMLDSAEDEAIVMPGSLITTSLRKGEVEESDYVLVTVHKPSGDYLSQGAHSQQTEAEDSSYPSDNSLQSSTYTDNEVEHSAGDPPKEEEEDEDEEDEEDSSESQGSRSSVLQTGHSQGTTPVIRTADVAEPEERHKESSSPLATEARLETVLGVGSASPRERVCVLDTETKSDLKLIVPSIPTTLTSGPSLNPVFTDGKNSAEAGMDAALGNQSSKVLAPRPLGIPLEKKPPDKSLAAAVPVPVIAGNTVTGPMALTLPEEEEPTTKVTFLIGDSMSPESDTESRRRKVEEDFKKHLKDKHLLHLQLLHQQPQQLQRGPDSKTSNTSASEDQTKQTKVTSALQRVSSKMPTCSLNCVDDFDEYFSMEYPVETRTIDDVAKQQGASTADSMHKEMLDTLGVPRHHDLGALSFQSAVRGQGLGLCLGSGSGEVGSSRKEDTLLQRRCRCGSTDSTDTCCSRSCPAEQDKDLVLSVPVPQDGSNNSKEDQKRKAVPVNDWEIPRNESSDSALGDSESEETEDWQEEVLVPFPGSKLVENYSKPSIANFGRSLFGGYCPTYVPDFVLHGMPSDEKLRQSLMTELTHAVQHPVLDEPIAEAVCIIADTDKWTVQVASSQRRATDVNKLGKEVLVSSLVSSLLQSTHQLYKLNVSPNFCIMHLEDRLQEIYFKSKMLAEYLKGQTRVHVKELGMVLGIESSDLPLLAAVASTHSPYVAQILL